The following proteins are encoded in a genomic region of Candidatus Methylospira mobilis:
- the purN gene encoding phosphoribosylglycinamide formyltransferase: protein MKLAFLASHNGSNMQAVIDACNSGKLACKPVLVISNNRESGALARAQKEGIPSVHLSLQTHRDTEALDHAILAALQQHGADWVVLAGYMRKLGAATLSAYRGRIVNIHPALLPKFGGQGMYGINVHRAVLAAGEAESGATVHLVDGEYDHGEILAQRKVPVLPDDTPETLAQRVLNVEHQLYVDTLAELAAGMPQPGPQIPLGFYQQ from the coding sequence ATGAAACTGGCATTCCTGGCCTCCCATAACGGCAGTAACATGCAGGCTGTCATCGACGCCTGCAACTCAGGCAAGCTGGCTTGCAAGCCGGTGCTGGTAATCAGCAACAATCGCGAATCCGGTGCATTGGCGCGCGCACAAAAGGAAGGTATTCCCAGCGTGCACCTGAGTTTGCAGACACATCGCGACACTGAGGCGCTGGACCATGCAATACTCGCAGCACTACAGCAACATGGCGCTGATTGGGTAGTGCTGGCGGGTTACATGCGCAAACTGGGTGCAGCTACGCTGTCAGCTTATCGCGGACGCATCGTCAATATCCACCCGGCTTTATTGCCCAAATTCGGCGGGCAAGGCATGTACGGCATCAACGTGCACAGGGCTGTGCTGGCCGCCGGAGAAGCAGAAAGCGGCGCGACCGTGCATCTGGTGGACGGCGAATACGATCATGGCGAGATACTGGCTCAGCGCAAGGTGCCGGTTCTGCCGGACGATACGCCCGAGACGCTGGCCCAGCGCGTTTTGAATGTGGAACATCAGCTTTATGTAGATACATTGGCCGAATTAGCGGCAGGAATGCCGCAGCCGGGTCCCCAGATACCATTAGGATTTTATCAACAATAA
- a CDS encoding cation:proton antiporter, whose protein sequence is MDFEASFLNMAESYVENFRSELFLIALVAALAPLIAEIPKSFRVPVVIMELLLGIVIGPHMLGVAVPDGLVGAMGELGLTFLLFMVGLEVEPGALRGKPLKLAAGGWLLSFAVALLSMYALQAIGLIQAPPVMEAVALSTTALGILAPILRDEGILDTDFGRLILSAATMAEFGPLIVISLLVLPTHSFGVHTLLMLGFVAIALLTAWMTTRMRSAKWLELLTRTMQSSGQLPVRLCILLQALLVLLAAKFGLNVVMGAFAAGMVVGMASKGEGGVVLREKLDAIGYGFLIPFFFIVVGMKFNVGALFASPLVPLQVVALLALMVLIRAVPVFLYKQELVVQDRVPFALYSSTSLTLIVVITEIGVSSGLMGSDHAAVLVSVGMISVLAFPILAGKIRHQQ, encoded by the coding sequence ATGGATTTTGAAGCTTCATTTTTAAACATGGCGGAGTCTTACGTGGAAAATTTTCGTTCCGAATTGTTTTTGATCGCGCTGGTTGCGGCATTGGCGCCGCTGATTGCCGAAATCCCCAAGAGTTTTCGCGTACCGGTGGTGATAATGGAATTGCTGCTGGGTATAGTGATCGGCCCGCATATGCTGGGCGTCGCGGTACCCGACGGTCTGGTAGGCGCCATGGGCGAACTTGGATTGACCTTTTTGCTGTTCATGGTCGGCCTGGAAGTCGAGCCGGGCGCGTTGCGCGGCAAGCCGTTGAAATTGGCGGCGGGAGGTTGGCTGTTGTCGTTTGCGGTTGCCTTGCTGAGCATGTATGCATTGCAGGCTATAGGGCTGATACAAGCGCCTCCGGTGATGGAGGCGGTGGCGCTTTCGACTACGGCGCTCGGCATATTGGCGCCCATTTTGCGCGATGAAGGTATCCTGGATACGGATTTCGGCAGGCTGATTCTGTCCGCCGCGACCATGGCCGAATTCGGGCCGCTAATCGTGATTTCGCTGCTGGTACTGCCTACGCACAGTTTCGGCGTGCATACCTTGCTGATGCTGGGTTTTGTCGCCATTGCACTGTTGACCGCGTGGATGACGACTCGCATGCGTTCGGCCAAATGGCTGGAACTACTTACCCGCACCATGCAAAGCAGCGGGCAATTGCCGGTGCGTTTGTGTATTCTGCTGCAGGCTTTATTGGTGTTGCTGGCCGCAAAGTTCGGTTTGAATGTGGTGATGGGTGCGTTTGCCGCCGGCATGGTCGTCGGCATGGCGAGCAAGGGCGAAGGCGGTGTTGTGCTGCGCGAGAAACTGGATGCGATCGGCTACGGCTTTCTGATTCCGTTTTTCTTTATCGTTGTGGGCATGAAATTTAATGTCGGTGCGCTGTTCGCAAGTCCCTTGGTGCCGTTACAGGTAGTTGCATTGCTGGCTTTGATGGTGCTGATACGCGCCGTCCCGGTTTTTCTATATAAACAGGAGCTGGTTGTTCAAGACCGCGTGCCGTTCGCGCTGTATTCTTCCACCAGTTTGACTTTGATCGTGGTAATAACTGAAATCGGCGTTTCTTCCGGTTTAATGGGTTCCGATCATGCCGCGGTGCTGGTCAGTGTCGGTATGATCTCGGTGCTGGCGTTTCCTATATTGGCTGGAAAAATTCGGCATCAACAATAA
- the hisC gene encoding histidinol-phosphate transaminase, with amino-acid sequence MKELWSNSIRGLEPYSPGEQQAIDRLIKLNTNENPYPPSAAVLSALRDAVNADLRLYPDPEGKALKQTIADMHGLDPANVFVGNGSDEVLAHAFFALLKHELPILFPDVSYSFYPVYCALYGIKYETVPLDDNFRVNVADYARPNGGIVLPNPNAPTGMALRPDQFRSLLERCRNSVVAVDEAYVDFGADSLVPLVKEFPNLLVVQTLSKSRSLAGLRVGFAIGDANLIAALDLVKGCFNSYPLDRLALAGAVAALRDREYFETTRAQVVESREWLAKELSMLGFQVLPSSANFIFARHPLHDALEVQQQLREKKILVRHFTQQRIAGFLRISVGTDEECRRLVEAMRGILRDSGSRP; translated from the coding sequence ATGAAAGAACTTTGGAGCAACAGCATTCGGGGCCTCGAGCCTTACAGTCCTGGGGAACAGCAGGCAATTGACCGGCTTATCAAGCTGAACACCAACGAGAATCCCTATCCTCCATCGGCCGCCGTTCTCAGCGCCTTGCGGGATGCGGTTAACGCGGATCTCCGGCTGTATCCCGATCCGGAAGGAAAAGCGCTCAAGCAAACGATCGCCGATATGCACGGACTTGACCCGGCCAATGTTTTTGTTGGCAACGGTTCGGACGAAGTTCTGGCGCATGCCTTTTTCGCATTGCTCAAACACGAATTGCCCATTCTATTTCCCGATGTCAGCTACAGCTTCTATCCGGTTTATTGCGCGCTTTACGGAATCAAATACGAAACTGTGCCGCTGGACGACAATTTCCGGGTCAATGTCGCCGATTATGCACGCCCGAACGGAGGTATTGTGCTGCCTAACCCGAACGCGCCTACCGGTATGGCCCTCCGGCCCGATCAGTTCAGGTCTTTGCTGGAGCGGTGCAGAAATAGCGTCGTGGCAGTCGACGAAGCCTATGTCGATTTTGGAGCCGATAGTCTAGTACCGCTGGTTAAGGAGTTTCCCAACTTGCTGGTTGTTCAAACCCTGTCCAAGTCGCGTTCACTGGCCGGACTACGCGTCGGTTTCGCCATCGGTGACGCGAACCTGATTGCAGCGCTCGATCTCGTCAAGGGCTGTTTTAACTCCTACCCGCTGGATCGGCTCGCGCTTGCCGGTGCTGTAGCGGCGTTGCGAGACCGGGAGTATTTCGAAACGACGCGCGCGCAAGTGGTCGAAAGCCGGGAATGGCTCGCAAAAGAACTCTCGATGCTCGGCTTTCAGGTGTTGCCGTCTTCGGCAAACTTTATTTTTGCTCGGCATCCGTTGCATGACGCCCTGGAAGTGCAGCAGCAGCTTCGCGAGAAGAAAATCCTAGTCCGGCATTTTACACAGCAGCGTATCGCCGGGTTCCTGAGAATTTCCGTCGGTACCGACGAAGAGTGCAGGCGGCTTGTTGAAGCTATGCGTGGCATATTGCGAGATAGCGGGAGCCGACCTTAG
- the rsmG gene encoding 16S rRNA (guanine(527)-N(7))-methyltransferase RsmG, which translates to MERSALRLAEGLEIMSLSCDRDRQKRLLDFLALLRKWNRVYNLTRITRPDAMVDLHLLDSLAVLPHLSGADVLDVGTGAGLPGIPLAIASPERSFTLLDSNGKKTRFVQQALIELGLKNAVVVQARVEEFAAPAGGGYDTILTRAFASLPEIFEKTKHLLRPGACILALKGQASDEEIRTLTGFSAQIIALDIAGLSAERHLIRIGVQE; encoded by the coding sequence ATGGAGCGTAGCGCCTTGCGTCTGGCCGAAGGCCTGGAGATCATGAGCCTATCCTGCGACCGCGACCGTCAAAAACGCCTGCTGGATTTTCTGGCGTTATTGCGGAAATGGAATCGCGTTTATAACCTCACCCGCATTACCCGGCCCGATGCGATGGTCGATCTGCATCTGCTGGACAGTCTGGCGGTTTTACCGCATCTGTCCGGCGCCGATGTGCTGGACGTGGGAACCGGCGCCGGTCTGCCGGGCATCCCGCTGGCGATCGCGTCGCCGGAGCGCAGCTTTACCCTGCTGGACAGCAACGGTAAGAAAACCCGGTTCGTGCAGCAGGCATTGATCGAGCTCGGCTTGAAAAATGCCGTCGTCGTGCAGGCGCGGGTTGAGGAGTTTGCCGCACCGGCCGGCGGCGGTTACGATACGATATTGACGCGCGCGTTTGCGTCATTGCCGGAAATATTCGAAAAAACGAAACATTTGCTGCGTCCGGGCGCCTGTATACTGGCGCTGAAAGGGCAGGCCTCGGACGAGGAAATCAGGACTTTGACCGGCTTCAGCGCACAGATAATCGCGCTCGATATCGCCGGGCTGTCTGCCGAGCGTCATCTGATCAGAATCGGGGTTCAGGAGTAG
- the mnmG gene encoding tRNA uridine-5-carboxymethylaminomethyl(34) synthesis enzyme MnmG, translating into MQFPNRFDVIVVGAGHAGTEAAMAAARCGASTLLLTQNIETLGQMSCNPAIGGIGKGHLVREVDALGGLMATAADHAGIQFRILNASKGPAVRATRAQADRQLYRQFVRHALENQPGLVLFQQMAADLVLENGRVCGVVTRMGLRFDARCVVLTAGTFLGGRIHIGLENYEGGRAGDEPSNALSKRLRELPFRVDRLKTGTPPRIDSRSIDFSAMEQQPGDEPTPVFSFIGARNQHPRQVCCHITRTNARTHDIIRGGLDRSPMYAGVIEGVGPRYCPSIEDKVVRFAARDSHQIFVEPEGLESREIYPNGISTSLPFDVQLELVRSIRGFERAHIVRPGYAIEYDFFDPRNLKSSLETRHVEHLFFAGQINGTTGYEEAAAQGLIAGLNAARKAQDLEPWFPGREEAYIGVMIDDLITCGTSEPYRMFTSRAEYRLLLREDNADLRLTEQGRRLGLVDDARWLAFSEKRERIERLQGALETTWIKPNTPGADLLTANTGVLLQRDASCEELLRRPELSITQLQPLSAALSSENDAAVLEQVEIRSKYSGYIQRQQTEIARSQRHEHWQIPGQFDYASVPGLSNEVREKLRTQRPETVGHAARIPGMTPAAVSLLLVHLKKQAG; encoded by the coding sequence ATGCAGTTTCCCAACAGATTTGATGTAATTGTCGTAGGCGCCGGACATGCCGGGACGGAAGCGGCCATGGCTGCCGCACGCTGCGGAGCCAGCACCCTGCTGTTGACGCAGAATATCGAAACTCTGGGACAGATGAGCTGCAACCCGGCCATAGGCGGTATCGGCAAGGGGCATCTGGTCAGGGAAGTCGATGCGCTGGGCGGGTTAATGGCGACAGCGGCCGATCATGCCGGCATACAGTTCCGCATCCTCAACGCCAGCAAAGGGCCTGCCGTGCGAGCCACCCGGGCGCAGGCCGATCGTCAGTTGTACCGCCAATTCGTGCGTCATGCACTGGAGAACCAGCCCGGATTGGTGCTGTTTCAGCAAATGGCCGCCGATCTGGTGCTGGAAAACGGCCGCGTATGCGGCGTAGTCACGCGCATGGGATTGCGCTTCGATGCGCGTTGCGTGGTGCTGACCGCCGGCACGTTTCTGGGTGGACGCATCCATATCGGCCTTGAAAATTACGAGGGCGGCAGAGCGGGAGACGAGCCTTCCAATGCGCTGTCGAAACGTCTGCGCGAACTGCCGTTCCGGGTCGACCGGCTAAAAACCGGGACTCCGCCGCGCATCGACAGCCGCAGCATCGATTTCTCGGCGATGGAACAACAGCCGGGCGACGAGCCGACGCCGGTGTTTTCCTTCATCGGCGCGCGCAACCAGCATCCGCGCCAGGTGTGCTGCCATATCACCCGCACCAACGCCCGTACGCACGACATCATACGCGGCGGGTTGGATCGCTCTCCGATGTATGCCGGGGTTATCGAAGGCGTCGGGCCTCGCTACTGCCCGTCGATCGAGGACAAGGTCGTGCGTTTCGCGGCGCGCGATTCGCACCAGATCTTTGTCGAGCCGGAAGGCTTGGAGAGCCGTGAAATTTATCCAAACGGCATTTCCACCAGCCTGCCGTTCGACGTGCAGCTGGAGCTGGTGCGGTCCATACGCGGATTCGAGCGCGCGCATATCGTGCGCCCCGGTTACGCCATCGAATACGATTTTTTCGATCCGCGCAATTTGAAAAGCTCGCTGGAAACCCGCCATGTCGAGCATCTGTTTTTTGCCGGGCAAATCAACGGCACTACCGGCTACGAAGAAGCCGCCGCCCAGGGTTTGATCGCCGGACTGAATGCGGCGCGCAAGGCGCAGGATCTCGAACCCTGGTTTCCGGGGCGGGAGGAAGCCTATATCGGCGTGATGATCGACGATCTGATTACCTGCGGCACCAGCGAACCCTATCGCATGTTTACCAGCCGCGCCGAATACCGTTTGCTGTTGCGCGAAGACAACGCCGATCTGCGCCTGACCGAACAGGGACGCCGCCTGGGTCTGGTCGACGATGCGCGCTGGCTGGCGTTTTCCGAAAAACGCGAGCGCATCGAACGTTTGCAGGGTGCGCTGGAAACGACCTGGATCAAGCCGAACACTCCGGGAGCGGATCTGCTTACCGCGAACACAGGCGTGTTGCTGCAGCGCGACGCCAGTTGCGAAGAACTGCTGAGACGCCCCGAGCTGAGCATCACGCAGTTACAGCCGCTGTCCGCCGCATTAAGCAGTGAGAACGATGCCGCTGTGCTGGAACAGGTGGAGATCCGCAGCAAATACTCGGGCTATATCCAGCGTCAGCAAACCGAAATAGCGCGCAGCCAACGCCATGAACACTGGCAAATACCGGGGCAGTTCGATTATGCGTCGGTGCCGGGACTGTCCAATGAAGTCCGGGAAAAACTCAGGACGCAGCGCCCCGAAACCGTGGGTCATGCCGCGAGGATACCAGGTATGACGCCTGCGGCGGTGTCGCTGTTGCTGGTCCACCTGAAAAAACAGGCGGGCTGA
- a CDS encoding MASE3 domain-containing protein, whose translation MRNVAVFMLLLVIGCQLSFVLLALYGSHIVDNYLPLHTILETFTVVVASQVFSVGWNAYRRGLPSNILRIACAFLGVGLLDCSHMLSYTGMPDFVTPSGPQKAIIFWLAARVLAAVTLFTVAVTPWRPLTSAVNRYFLLVPVLLLVAALHWLFLFHADLLPIFFIPGKGLTLFKIYIEYTIIALNLVTALILLLRMRNPLPFNAAGLVGVVCTMAMSEFFFTRYVDFTDTFNLLGHIYKIVSYLFLYFAIFVETIEHPYNQLQASQNQMQAMLDAMPEMMLELGFDGRLYYYHAAKTGFLAVPVSEIPGKSISDIMPGTAAEILFSALHETERKGHSQGRQVELNLPEGGRWFVLSASRKTALKGEEPHFIVLLHDITDRKRAEEELGRYKDQLEETIQRRTAELLLARDAAEAANKAKSLFLANMSHELRTPMNAILGFSNMMSRDPYLTESQCENLGIIKRSGEHLLSLINDVLEMAKIEAGRQQLEIAPFDLSGMVRDVTEMMSVRAHEKGLLLLLDQSSEFPRYIKGDETRLRQVLVNLVGNALKFTTHGGVTIRLGVKQNAKRHLLIEVEDTGIGINPEDQKRLFEPFVQLAKAGEQKGTGLGLVISRQFIQLMGGTMAVESAKGKGSLFRVELPVELADMADVLKGEKQGEVIGLAPGQPRYRILITENQYENQLLLSRLMTCVDQDVKIAENGEQCVKIFQEWHPDLIWMDRRMPVMDGMEATRRIRQLPGGGEVKIVAVTASAFKDQQQEMLDAGMNEFVRKPYRFEEIYDSLARQLDVKYRYAADAWHDRASVELTSAMLLALPAALRKELKSALESLDRDRISAAIRQVCEIDSKSGGILFLLTENFDYPAILNALDGIG comes from the coding sequence ATGCGAAATGTTGCCGTATTCATGTTGCTGCTGGTCATCGGCTGTCAACTGTCGTTTGTCCTGCTGGCGTTGTACGGCTCTCATATCGTTGATAATTATCTGCCGCTGCATACGATACTCGAAACATTTACCGTGGTGGTGGCGTCGCAGGTATTTTCGGTAGGCTGGAATGCTTATCGTCGAGGACTCCCCAGCAACATTCTGCGAATTGCCTGCGCGTTTCTTGGCGTAGGGCTGCTTGATTGTTCGCATATGCTGTCTTATACAGGCATGCCTGATTTCGTGACTCCGAGCGGCCCGCAGAAAGCAATCATTTTCTGGCTGGCTGCGCGCGTGCTGGCCGCTGTTACTCTGTTTACGGTCGCCGTTACGCCCTGGCGACCGCTTACATCGGCGGTCAACCGTTATTTTCTGCTTGTTCCCGTACTGCTTCTGGTCGCTGCTCTGCACTGGCTGTTCCTGTTTCATGCTGATTTACTTCCCATTTTTTTCATCCCTGGAAAGGGATTGACGCTGTTCAAAATTTACATCGAATACACGATTATTGCGCTCAATCTGGTTACTGCCTTGATTCTGTTGCTGCGCATGCGTAATCCGCTGCCGTTCAATGCGGCCGGTCTGGTCGGCGTGGTGTGTACGATGGCGATGAGTGAATTCTTTTTTACGCGCTATGTCGATTTCACCGATACTTTTAATCTGTTGGGACATATTTATAAAATCGTCTCCTATCTGTTTCTGTATTTTGCAATTTTCGTAGAGACTATCGAGCATCCTTACAACCAGTTGCAAGCATCGCAAAATCAAATGCAGGCCATGCTGGACGCCATGCCAGAAATGATGTTAGAGCTGGGATTTGATGGACGACTCTATTACTACCATGCCGCAAAAACAGGTTTTCTGGCTGTTCCCGTCAGCGAAATTCCAGGCAAGTCGATAAGCGACATTATGCCGGGGACCGCAGCTGAAATTCTGTTCTCCGCATTGCATGAAACCGAACGGAAAGGACATTCCCAGGGCAGGCAGGTCGAGCTAAACCTGCCGGAGGGGGGGCGATGGTTTGTACTTTCAGCATCCCGCAAGACCGCTCTCAAAGGAGAGGAACCCCACTTTATCGTACTGCTGCACGACATCACTGATCGTAAGCGCGCGGAGGAAGAACTTGGGCGCTACAAAGACCAGTTGGAAGAAACTATACAGCGCCGTACGGCGGAATTGCTGCTGGCGCGCGATGCGGCTGAAGCGGCCAATAAGGCCAAGAGCCTGTTTCTGGCCAATATGAGCCACGAGCTGCGCACCCCGATGAACGCCATTCTCGGTTTCTCCAATATGATGAGCCGCGATCCGTATTTGACGGAAAGCCAGTGCGAAAATCTCGGTATCATCAAACGTAGCGGCGAACACCTGCTGAGCCTGATTAACGATGTGCTGGAAATGGCCAAAATCGAGGCTGGACGGCAGCAGCTGGAGATCGCTCCGTTCGACCTGTCCGGCATGGTGCGGGATGTTACCGAGATGATGAGCGTGCGCGCCCATGAAAAAGGTTTGCTGTTGCTGCTTGATCAATCGTCCGAATTTCCGCGTTATATCAAGGGCGATGAGACGCGTCTGCGTCAGGTGCTGGTCAATCTGGTTGGCAATGCGCTAAAGTTCACCACACACGGGGGCGTGACCATTCGTCTGGGCGTGAAACAGAACGCGAAGCGGCACTTGCTGATTGAGGTCGAGGATACCGGCATAGGCATCAACCCTGAAGACCAGAAACGTTTGTTCGAGCCTTTTGTGCAATTGGCGAAAGCAGGAGAGCAAAAGGGAACCGGACTGGGTTTGGTCATTTCACGCCAGTTTATACAATTGATGGGTGGGACCATGGCCGTCGAAAGCGCGAAGGGTAAGGGATCGCTGTTTCGGGTTGAATTGCCGGTGGAACTGGCAGACATGGCCGACGTGCTGAAAGGGGAGAAACAAGGCGAAGTTATAGGACTTGCCCCGGGTCAGCCGCGCTACCGCATATTGATCACCGAGAATCAGTATGAGAACCAGCTGTTACTGAGCAGATTGATGACCTGCGTAGATCAGGACGTAAAAATAGCCGAAAACGGCGAACAGTGCGTGAAAATTTTCCAGGAATGGCATCCTGATCTGATCTGGATGGACCGGCGCATGCCGGTCATGGATGGCATGGAAGCCACGCGGCGCATCCGCCAATTGCCCGGCGGCGGAGAGGTAAAGATCGTTGCGGTTACCGCGTCGGCCTTCAAGGATCAACAACAGGAAATGCTGGATGCCGGCATGAACGAATTCGTACGCAAGCCTTACCGTTTCGAGGAAATTTATGACAGCCTGGCGCGGCAGCTGGACGTAAAGTACCGCTATGCTGCCGACGCCTGGCACGACCGTGCATCCGTCGAGCTGACATCGGCAATGCTGCTCGCGTTGCCTGCGGCGCTGCGCAAGGAACTTAAGTCGGCCCTGGAAAGTCTGGACAGGGATCGAATATCGGCAGCGATCCGGCAGGTCTGTGAAATTGATTCGAAATCAGGCGGAATTCTGTTTCTTTTGACGGAAAACTTCGACTATCCGGCAATTCTGAATGCGCTTGATGGGATCGGATAA
- a CDS encoding ParA family protein codes for MGKVIAITNQKGGVGKTTTGVNLAATLASAQRRVLLVDMDPQGNATMGCGVDKKNVRFSSYDVLMGQANVHQTLIRLDAFGFDLLPGNADLTAAQIELLEHQNRERKLAQELDKVRDSYDFILIDCPPSLNIMTLNALVAADSVLIPVQCEYYALEGLTDLMETVGNVQNSVNPGLAIEGLLRTMHDTRSRLANEVSEQLLKHFSDKVFRTVIPRNVRLAEAPSHGLPAMQYDKSSRGSVAYLALAGEIIRRSEK; via the coding sequence ATGGGTAAAGTGATTGCAATAACCAATCAGAAGGGCGGTGTCGGCAAGACCACGACCGGGGTTAATCTCGCGGCTACGCTGGCTTCTGCGCAACGCCGGGTTCTGCTGGTGGACATGGACCCTCAGGGCAACGCCACCATGGGCTGCGGCGTCGACAAGAAAAACGTGCGGTTTTCTTCCTATGACGTGCTGATGGGACAGGCTAACGTCCATCAGACCCTGATCAGACTCGACGCCTTCGGATTCGACCTGTTGCCGGGAAACGCCGATTTGACCGCAGCGCAGATAGAATTGCTCGAACATCAGAACCGCGAAAGGAAACTGGCGCAGGAATTGGATAAAGTCCGCGACAGTTACGATTTTATACTGATCGATTGCCCTCCCTCGCTGAACATCATGACGCTGAACGCGCTGGTGGCGGCGGACAGCGTGCTGATACCGGTGCAATGCGAATATTACGCGCTGGAAGGTTTGACCGACTTGATGGAAACCGTGGGCAACGTGCAGAACTCGGTCAATCCCGGTCTGGCGATAGAAGGCTTGCTGCGCACCATGCACGACACCCGCAGCCGTTTGGCCAACGAAGTTTCCGAACAACTGCTCAAGCATTTTTCGGACAAGGTTTTTAGAACGGTGATACCGCGCAATGTGCGTCTTGCGGAAGCGCCCAGTCATGGCTTGCCGGCGATGCAATACGATAAATCATCAAGAGGATCGGTGGCTTATCTGGCGCTGGCCGGTGAAATTATCAGACGTAGCGAAAAATAA
- the hemC gene encoding hydroxymethylbilane synthase, which yields MNGEVIRIATRQSPLALWQAEHVALRLREAHPGLTTELVRMTTRGDQMLDAPLAKVGGKGLFVKELEQGMLENRADIAVHSMKDVPVEFPSGLHLAAILTREDPRDALVSNRYAFFRDLPANARIGTSSLRRQCQIKAHLPGCEILNLRGNVNTRLAKLDSGEFDAIILAGAGLKRLGMGERITESLAVELSLPAIGQGAIGIECRSGDVRINMLLQALNDETTAMLVGAERAMNQRLQGGCQVPIAGYAQMLEGRIALQGLVGSPDGKTIIRGNVRGAPNEAQALGVRLADDLLGRGAEDILKALYAA from the coding sequence GTGAACGGGGAAGTCATTCGTATAGCAACAAGACAAAGTCCGCTGGCGTTATGGCAGGCCGAGCATGTCGCCCTGAGATTGCGTGAAGCGCATCCCGGTTTGACAACCGAACTGGTGCGCATGACCACGCGCGGGGACCAGATGCTGGACGCGCCGCTGGCGAAAGTCGGCGGCAAGGGGTTGTTCGTCAAGGAACTCGAGCAGGGCATGCTTGAAAACCGCGCGGATATAGCTGTGCACTCAATGAAGGATGTGCCGGTGGAATTTCCGTCAGGCCTGCATCTCGCCGCGATATTGACGCGCGAAGATCCGCGCGACGCCTTAGTCTCCAACCGTTATGCATTCTTCCGCGATTTACCTGCAAATGCGCGCATCGGCACCTCCAGCCTCAGACGCCAATGCCAGATCAAGGCGCATTTGCCCGGCTGTGAAATCCTGAATTTGCGCGGCAATGTCAATACCCGTCTGGCCAAGCTCGACAGCGGCGAATTCGACGCCATCATACTCGCCGGCGCCGGCCTGAAACGCCTGGGTATGGGAGAACGCATTACCGAATCGCTTGCCGTCGAGCTGAGTCTGCCCGCGATAGGACAAGGCGCAATCGGCATCGAATGTCGAAGCGGCGATGTGCGCATCAACATGTTGCTGCAGGCTTTGAACGATGAAACTACCGCAATGCTGGTGGGAGCGGAACGTGCGATGAACCAGCGCCTGCAAGGTGGCTGCCAGGTGCCGATAGCCGGATATGCGCAAATGCTGGAAGGCCGGATAGCGTTGCAAGGACTGGTGGGTTCGCCTGACGGTAAAACCATCATCCGCGGCAATGTCCGTGGCGCGCCGAATGAAGCCCAGGCGCTCGGCGTGCGGCTGGCGGACGATCTGCTCGGACGCGGCGCCGAAGATATATTGAAGGCTTTGTACGCTGCCTGA
- a CDS encoding class I SAM-dependent methyltransferase has protein sequence MIILHICPLCAHASRFYAEDFQRAFSQCSECGLVFADPSSHPDAAAEKAVYDLHQNDPGDDRYRAFLARLAKPLIKRLQPGMEGLDYGCGPGPALAQMLSDAGMRMALYDPFYAPETAVLARTYDFVTCTETVEHFRRPAENWDRLAALLRPGAWLGVMTQLVISRERFCGWQYKNDQTHLCFYSLTVFQWLADRYCLELQQVDRDVLLLRKPGRPI, from the coding sequence GTGATCATTTTGCACATCTGCCCGCTGTGCGCGCACGCCTCCCGCTTTTACGCGGAAGATTTTCAGCGCGCTTTTTCTCAATGTTCCGAATGCGGCCTGGTATTCGCCGATCCGTCCAGCCATCCGGATGCCGCGGCGGAAAAAGCTGTCTACGACCTGCATCAAAACGATCCCGGCGACGACCGCTACCGCGCGTTTCTGGCACGGCTGGCGAAGCCGCTGATAAAACGTCTGCAGCCCGGCATGGAAGGCCTGGATTACGGCTGCGGCCCTGGGCCGGCCCTGGCGCAAATGTTAAGCGATGCCGGGATGCGCATGGCGCTTTACGATCCGTTCTATGCTCCTGAAACTGCCGTTCTGGCGCGAACTTACGATTTTGTTACCTGTACAGAAACCGTAGAGCATTTTCGTCGTCCCGCCGAGAACTGGGACCGTTTGGCGGCCTTGCTGCGCCCCGGCGCGTGGCTGGGCGTGATGACGCAACTGGTAATCAGCCGGGAGCGCTTTTGCGGCTGGCAATACAAAAACGACCAGACTCATCTATGCTTTTACAGCCTGACAGTTTTTCAATGGCTGGCGGACCGCTATTGTCTCGAACTGCAACAGGTCGACCGCGATGTTCTGCTGCTGCGAAAACCGGGTCGGCCTATTTAG